In the Paenibacillus pabuli genome, one interval contains:
- a CDS encoding aromatic acid exporter family protein, protein MGFRVIKTAIAALMAVLIADWCGLPGPTSAGLLAILGVDVTRKRSIRTISARFFASVVGLLFASVLFHFLGFHYWVLAVYILIAFPVIVRAGFKEGIVTGSVVVFRVFSGGEMDVQVILVQIGLLLIGLGSAMVVNLAYMPAADPQMLQIRKRIDELFSVIFKEFAATLRNPNEVWAGKELIEADKAVLGGIEAAKRSLENQVIHPNEEWSVYFYMRKTQLDSIQHMMHLVSQIYQKMPHAEMVSELFDQLSQDVLTESYTGRTEKLLADVQEEFRRMELPDTREEFEIRSAILQLCRELALYLKIAKKDKAPSPITDRSQSTNE, encoded by the coding sequence ATGGGTTTTAGGGTAATCAAAACCGCAATTGCTGCGCTGATGGCTGTACTGATTGCGGACTGGTGCGGCTTGCCCGGGCCAACATCGGCAGGCTTGCTGGCCATTCTGGGTGTCGATGTTACGAGAAAAAGAAGCATTCGCACGATTTCGGCGCGATTTTTTGCTTCTGTGGTAGGTCTTTTGTTTGCAAGTGTACTTTTTCACTTTCTAGGCTTCCATTATTGGGTTCTGGCCGTGTACATACTGATTGCGTTTCCGGTAATTGTTCGGGCCGGATTCAAGGAAGGCATTGTGACGGGGTCTGTCGTGGTCTTTCGTGTCTTCAGTGGCGGGGAAATGGACGTTCAGGTCATTTTGGTACAAATCGGGTTACTGCTGATTGGTCTTGGATCTGCAATGGTCGTTAATCTGGCTTACATGCCAGCAGCGGATCCGCAAATGCTTCAGATTCGCAAAAGGATCGACGAACTGTTCTCCGTGATCTTCAAGGAATTTGCTGCGACTCTTCGTAATCCGAATGAGGTATGGGCAGGGAAGGAGCTGATCGAAGCGGACAAGGCTGTTCTGGGCGGCATTGAAGCAGCCAAGCGTTCACTTGAGAATCAGGTCATTCATCCGAACGAAGAATGGAGCGTATACTTTTACATGCGAAAAACGCAGCTGGACTCCATTCAGCATATGATGCATCTGGTATCCCAGATTTATCAGAAGATGCCGCACGCCGAGATGGTGTCGGAGCTGTTTGACCAGCTCAGTCAGGATGTGCTTACAGAGTCTTACACTGGACGAACCGAAAAACTTCTCGCAGATGTGCAGGAAGAATTCAGGCGAATGGAGCTGCCAGATACAAGGGAAGAATTCGAGATTCGTTCCGCGATTCTCCAGCTGTGCCGGGAACTCGCGCTGTATCTGAAAATTGCGAAGAAGGACAAAGCGCCTTCTCCGATTACGGACCGGTCCCAATCTACAAACGAATAA
- a CDS encoding ABC transporter substrate-binding protein gives MKYTPWFIRAIVILLIIIVALTSCNEEKNEAKITIGEVTRSVFYAPEYVAVAQGFFEEEGLEVEIQTTAGGDKTMAALLAGSVDIALVGAETSIYVYQQGAEDPVINFAQLTQTDGTFLFARNAEGSFDWDQLKQSTFLGQRKGGMPQMAGEFTLNKHGIDPQSDLELIQNIDFANIASAFASGTGDYVQLFEPQASIFEQEGRGKVVASFGTESGHLPYTVFMTKQSYINDNKEMVQKFTNGLHKAQVWVNSHSAEEIAEVILPYFKDIDQSILVSSINRYKEQGTYATDPIIDDEEWNNLLDVMSAAGELEQRVDSQAIVDNTYAEQAASAK, from the coding sequence ATGAAGTACACTCCCTGGTTTATCCGGGCCATCGTTATTTTACTGATTATTATTGTGGCACTCACGAGCTGCAATGAAGAGAAAAATGAAGCGAAAATTACGATTGGTGAGGTGACCCGTTCTGTATTTTATGCACCGGAGTATGTAGCCGTGGCCCAAGGATTTTTTGAAGAAGAGGGGCTGGAGGTCGAGATCCAGACAACTGCTGGTGGTGACAAAACGATGGCTGCCTTGCTCGCAGGCTCTGTAGATATCGCTCTGGTCGGAGCGGAGACATCCATCTACGTCTATCAGCAGGGAGCGGAAGATCCGGTCATTAACTTTGCTCAGCTAACCCAGACAGACGGAACATTTTTGTTTGCACGCAACGCGGAGGGCAGCTTCGATTGGGATCAGCTCAAACAAAGTACGTTCCTTGGTCAACGCAAAGGCGGGATGCCGCAAATGGCTGGAGAGTTCACGTTGAACAAACATGGCATTGATCCACAGAGTGATCTGGAATTGATTCAAAATATCGATTTTGCCAACATTGCATCTGCATTTGCGTCGGGTACAGGGGATTATGTACAGCTGTTTGAACCACAGGCTTCCATCTTTGAACAGGAGGGTCGCGGGAAGGTTGTTGCATCTTTTGGAACAGAGAGCGGACATCTGCCTTACACGGTGTTCATGACGAAACAAAGTTACATCAACGACAACAAGGAAATGGTACAGAAATTTACAAACGGGCTGCATAAAGCACAGGTCTGGGTAAATTCCCATTCAGCTGAAGAGATTGCCGAGGTCATCCTCCCTTACTTTAAAGACATCGACCAATCTATTCTCGTAAGTAGTATTAATCGCTATAAGGAACAGGGAACGTATGCAACAGATCCGATTATTGATGATGAAGAATGGAACAATCTGCTTGACGTCATGAGTGCGGCTGGTGAACTTGAACAACGGGTAGATTCCCAAGCGATTGTTGATAACACCTATGCGGAACAAGCGGCATCTGCGAAGTAA
- a CDS encoding YxcD family protein — protein sequence MVLSMDEIVNAICLHMAERKGVRPTDVNVELSWEEDTGYSAEVWIQGRSQYLVESNMIEAILRYLHSEYNIRAYRENVRLDLDEEITAIVNQ from the coding sequence ATGGTTCTAAGCATGGATGAGATTGTTAACGCGATCTGTCTTCACATGGCTGAACGCAAAGGTGTACGTCCGACCGATGTCAATGTTGAACTGAGCTGGGAAGAAGATACGGGATACTCCGCTGAAGTCTGGATTCAAGGCCGTAGTCAATACCTGGTTGAATCCAATATGATTGAAGCGATCCTGCGCTATCTGCACAGCGAATACAACATCCGGGCTTACCGTGAGAACGTCCGACTCGATCTGGACGAAGAGATTACAGCTATTGTGAATCAATAA
- a CDS encoding carboxypeptidase M32 — protein MEQQTQKHLESFLNLASKIKSYHEAIGLLHWDLRTGAPKKGVPTRSETIGMLSTEAFKLQTSDEMKTYLDTLTNPEVLKQLDDTDRRLVEECKKEYDRSQSVPPEKVQAYTVLTAKSETAWEDAKHNSDFEGFSPYLTEIVKLKQEFIDYWGVKDTRYDTLLDMYEPDLTVEKVDAVFARLKARLVPLQEKINASENKPNTEFLNQLFDTDQQEKFSLFILGQMGYDFDAGRLDESVHPFATGLNPGDVRITTNYLQDDVTSAVFSSLHEGGHALYEQNIDESLAGTLLAEGTSMGIHESQSRLWENMIGRSRPFWTRYYKDLQQHFPQLSEVALEDFYRAINRVESSLIRIEADELTYNLHIIIRYEIEKMLFNEGLEVKDLPETWNAKYKEYLGIVPPNDGLGVLQDVHWSGGDFGYFASYSLGNMYAAQILHTLRKELPEFDSYIAAGNLIPIKEWLTDKIYRYGKSRTPSELILAVTGEELNPDYLADYLEAKYTEIYKL, from the coding sequence ATGGAACAACAAACGCAGAAACATCTGGAATCATTCCTTAATTTGGCCAGCAAAATCAAAAGTTATCACGAAGCCATTGGTTTGCTTCATTGGGATCTGCGCACAGGTGCGCCGAAGAAAGGCGTTCCGACTCGTTCGGAAACGATCGGTATGTTATCTACCGAAGCGTTCAAGCTTCAAACGTCGGATGAGATGAAGACCTATTTGGACACGCTGACAAACCCTGAGGTGTTGAAACAGCTGGATGATACAGACCGTCGCCTGGTAGAAGAATGCAAAAAGGAATACGATCGCAGCCAGTCTGTCCCGCCTGAGAAGGTACAAGCATATACAGTGCTTACGGCCAAATCCGAAACGGCATGGGAAGATGCCAAGCATAACAGCGATTTTGAAGGCTTTTCCCCTTATTTAACTGAAATTGTGAAACTCAAACAGGAGTTCATCGACTACTGGGGTGTGAAAGATACGCGTTATGATACCCTGCTTGATATGTACGAGCCAGACCTGACGGTTGAGAAAGTCGATGCGGTATTTGCCCGGTTAAAAGCACGCTTGGTGCCGCTGCAGGAAAAAATTAATGCTTCTGAAAACAAGCCGAACACGGAGTTCCTGAACCAGCTGTTTGATACGGATCAACAGGAAAAATTCAGTTTGTTCATTTTGGGACAGATGGGTTATGACTTCGATGCTGGCAGACTGGATGAGAGTGTTCATCCCTTCGCAACAGGACTTAACCCGGGGGATGTGCGAATCACGACGAATTATTTGCAGGATGATGTGACGAGCGCCGTATTCAGTTCATTGCACGAAGGCGGACACGCTTTATATGAGCAAAATATTGACGAAAGTCTGGCCGGTACCCTTCTGGCTGAAGGGACGTCGATGGGCATTCATGAATCCCAGTCCCGTCTCTGGGAAAATATGATTGGCCGCAGCCGTCCGTTCTGGACACGTTACTACAAAGATTTGCAGCAGCATTTCCCGCAATTAAGCGAAGTAGCACTGGAAGACTTCTACCGGGCAATCAACCGTGTTGAAAGTTCATTAATCCGTATTGAAGCAGATGAACTGACGTACAATCTGCATATTATTATTCGTTATGAGATTGAGAAAATGCTGTTTAACGAAGGGCTGGAAGTCAAGGATTTGCCGGAGACCTGGAATGCCAAATACAAAGAATATCTTGGCATTGTACCTCCAAACGATGGTTTAGGCGTGCTTCAGGATGTACACTGGTCCGGTGGTGATTTTGGTTATTTTGCTTCGTATTCCCTTGGCAACATGTACGCAGCACAGATTCTACATACATTGCGTAAGGAACTGCCGGAGTTTGATTCTTATATTGCTGCAGGCAACCTGATTCCCATCAAAGAATGGTTAACGGACAAGATTTATCGTTACGGCAAGAGCCGTACGCCATCCGAATTGATTCTCGCTGTGACAGGTGAAGAGCTAAACCCGGATTATCTGGCTGACTATCTAGAAGCAAAATATACCGAGATTTATAAACTGTAG
- a CDS encoding PadR family transcriptional regulator: MNILSYGLLGLLTREESSGYDLMLKIQPHWQAKHSQIYPLLSKMENDELLSSRWVQQSDKPDKKMYAVTEKGIEKLLGWMITPVTAPVTRDEFNLRILCVGIAEDGSMRRILNERKNWFMERIRYFEDLKSRIPQDNLRVGSREFGSYILVQKGLMNAQTGLEWCNWVTQLLDGQAAIQDPCPIISEN, encoded by the coding sequence ATGAACATACTTTCCTACGGATTGCTCGGGCTGCTTACCCGCGAGGAGTCGTCTGGTTACGATCTGATGCTGAAAATCCAGCCTCATTGGCAAGCCAAACACAGTCAGATCTACCCGCTCCTGTCCAAGATGGAAAATGATGAACTATTATCTTCCCGCTGGGTGCAACAGTCTGACAAACCGGACAAAAAAATGTATGCAGTCACGGAAAAAGGTATTGAGAAGCTGCTCGGCTGGATGATTACTCCGGTTACAGCTCCAGTGACGCGTGACGAATTCAATCTGCGTATTTTGTGTGTCGGCATTGCCGAAGATGGAAGCATGAGACGCATTCTGAATGAGCGCAAGAACTGGTTTATGGAGCGCATCCGTTATTTCGAGGATCTGAAGTCCCGCATCCCTCAGGATAACCTCCGTGTAGGCAGCCGGGAATTCGGAAGCTACATTTTGGTTCAAAAGGGATTAATGAATGCCCAGACCGGCTTGGAATGGTGCAACTGGGTGACTCAGCTGCTGGATGGTCAGGCAGCCATTCAGGACCCTTGTCCGATTATTTCGGAAAATTAA
- a CDS encoding ABC transporter ATP-binding protein, translated as MPESDTVIRLEGISQVYVNEREASLVIEDLSLQVKQGEFVSLVGPSGCGKTTLLSIIAGLLTPTAGEVKIKGKLVEGPSAQIGYMLQQDYLFPWRTILDNALIGLELTGRLDERSRKRTRELLAGMGLAETENLYPSELSGGMRQRVALVRTLATDPSLLLLDEPFSALDYQTKLQLEDLISDTLKESGKTSVLVTHDLSEAIAVSDRVIVLDRNPGRIRKEFIIPEEIRKSQPFYAREQEGFNELFQALWSELEQSGGGEKNG; from the coding sequence ATGCCTGAATCCGATACGGTGATTAGACTGGAAGGCATCTCGCAAGTTTATGTCAATGAGCGTGAAGCCTCATTGGTCATAGAAGACCTGAGTCTTCAGGTTAAACAAGGAGAATTTGTCAGTCTTGTTGGTCCGAGCGGGTGTGGCAAAACGACATTGTTGTCCATCATCGCCGGACTGCTGACTCCGACCGCAGGAGAAGTGAAAATTAAAGGGAAACTGGTTGAAGGTCCTTCCGCCCAGATTGGCTATATGCTGCAGCAGGACTATCTGTTTCCATGGCGCACCATTCTGGATAATGCGCTGATTGGACTTGAATTGACAGGCAGGCTGGATGAACGGAGTCGTAAGCGAACACGCGAGCTGCTTGCAGGAATGGGGCTTGCTGAAACAGAGAATTTATACCCTTCGGAACTATCCGGAGGCATGAGACAGCGTGTCGCGCTTGTGCGAACACTCGCAACCGATCCGTCCTTGCTGCTCCTGGATGAACCGTTCTCTGCACTGGATTACCAGACCAAACTGCAGCTGGAAGATCTGATTTCGGATACACTCAAGGAATCGGGAAAAACCTCGGTGCTGGTCACACATGACCTGTCCGAAGCCATTGCGGTAAGTGACCGAGTTATCGTGCTGGATCGTAATCCTGGCCGAATCCGGAAAGAGTTCATCATTCCAGAAGAAATCCGAAAGTCTCAGCCCTTTTACGCGAGGGAACAGGAAGGTTTTAATGAGCTTTTTCAGGCGCTATGGAGCGAACTGGAACAGTCCGGAGGAGGTGAGAAGAACGGGTGA
- the tyrS gene encoding tyrosine--tRNA ligase has protein sequence MNIIDELEWRDAINQQTDAEGLRELTETKSISLYCGVDPTGDSMHIGHLIPFMMLKRFQLAGHRPVILIGGATGTIGDPSGRQSERSLQTLEQVQENVNKLTAQMKKLFVTKGDNQVRMVNNYDWTHQINVIEFLRDYGKNFNLNTMLAKDVVASRLEGGISFTEFSYQILQSLDYLHLFQNEDVQLQIGGSDQWGNITSGLDLIRKKEGSEARAYGLTIPLMLKADGTKFGKTAGGAIWLDPEKTTPFEFYQFWANTDDRDVIKYLKYFTFLSKEEIEALADKVETEPHKREAQKALAEEMTKFVHGDDMLEQAKRITAALFSGDIRSLTADEIEQGFKEMPTFETDGEAKNIVDWLVDLGLEPSKRQAREDVTKGAISMNGEKITELEFTVSAEHAIGGKFIIIRKGKKNYSLVKLK, from the coding sequence TTGAATATTATTGATGAACTTGAGTGGCGCGACGCCATTAACCAACAGACGGATGCGGAGGGACTGCGTGAGCTGACCGAAACGAAGTCGATATCCTTGTACTGTGGGGTTGATCCTACTGGAGACAGTATGCACATCGGTCACCTGATTCCGTTCATGATGCTGAAACGTTTTCAACTTGCGGGACATCGTCCGGTGATCCTGATTGGGGGAGCAACAGGTACAATTGGTGATCCAAGTGGACGTCAATCCGAGCGTTCGCTGCAAACGCTGGAACAAGTACAAGAGAACGTCAATAAGTTGACGGCTCAGATGAAAAAATTGTTTGTAACCAAAGGCGACAACCAGGTTCGCATGGTAAACAACTACGACTGGACACATCAAATTAATGTTATCGAGTTTTTGCGTGATTACGGCAAAAACTTTAACCTTAACACGATGCTGGCAAAGGATGTTGTGGCGAGCAGACTGGAAGGCGGAATCTCATTCACCGAGTTTTCCTACCAGATCCTGCAATCTCTTGATTACCTGCACCTGTTCCAAAACGAGGATGTACAGCTGCAAATCGGTGGCTCCGATCAATGGGGCAACATCACGAGCGGTCTGGATCTCATCCGCAAGAAAGAGGGATCTGAAGCAAGAGCATACGGTCTGACGATCCCGCTGATGCTCAAAGCCGATGGTACGAAATTTGGTAAAACGGCTGGCGGGGCAATCTGGCTGGATCCGGAAAAAACGACACCATTCGAATTCTACCAGTTCTGGGCCAACACCGATGACCGCGATGTCATTAAATACCTGAAATACTTCACGTTCCTGAGCAAAGAGGAAATCGAAGCTTTGGCTGACAAGGTGGAGACAGAGCCGCACAAACGTGAAGCACAGAAGGCACTCGCCGAAGAAATGACAAAATTCGTTCACGGTGACGACATGCTGGAGCAGGCTAAACGCATTACCGCAGCGCTCTTCAGTGGAGATATCCGTTCCCTGACAGCCGATGAGATCGAGCAGGGCTTCAAGGAAATGCCAACGTTTGAAACCGACGGCGAAGCCAAAAACATCGTGGACTGGCTTGTGGATCTTGGTCTCGAGCCATCCAAACGCCAAGCGCGTGAGGATGTTACCAAAGGTGCTATCTCCATGAACGGAGAGAAGATTACGGAACTGGAATTCACAGTCTCTGCGGAGCATGCCATTGGCGGCAAGTTCATCATTATTCGTAAAGGCAAGAAAAATTACAGTCTGGTTAAACTGAAATAG
- a CDS encoding ABC transporter permease — MQKLHQGHMKQVAEWRRKVLAVQLSLLVFMFLLWELAGRLRWIDVLLFSYPSKVFAQIGKDIASGELWAHVAVTVGETAVGFLLGTLVGTLLAVLIWWSPFLSKVLDPYMVVFNSMPKVALGPIFIVMFGAGFTAIVMTTLSITVIITTLVVYNSFNEVDSNYIKVIRTFGGDRSVIFTKVVLPASFPAIVSTLKVNVGMAWVGVIVGEFLVAKQGLGYLIIYGFQVFNFTLVLSSLLIIAAVATAMYQLVVYVERKLLAGRR, encoded by the coding sequence ATGCAGAAGCTGCACCAGGGCCACATGAAGCAGGTCGCTGAGTGGCGCCGCAAGGTACTTGCGGTTCAGCTGTCCCTGCTGGTCTTCATGTTTTTGTTATGGGAACTGGCTGGAAGGCTGCGCTGGATTGATGTGCTGCTGTTCAGTTATCCAAGCAAAGTTTTTGCCCAGATCGGCAAGGACATCGCCAGTGGAGAACTGTGGGCACATGTCGCAGTCACCGTTGGGGAGACGGCAGTTGGCTTTTTGCTGGGGACGCTTGTCGGAACGCTGCTTGCGGTCCTGATCTGGTGGTCTCCTTTTTTGTCCAAAGTGCTGGATCCCTACATGGTCGTATTCAACAGTATGCCAAAGGTGGCGCTAGGCCCTATCTTTATCGTCATGTTTGGTGCAGGTTTTACAGCTATTGTCATGACAACGTTGTCCATTACGGTGATTATTACTACCCTTGTCGTATACAACAGTTTCAACGAAGTGGACAGCAATTATATTAAGGTCATTCGTACGTTCGGTGGAGACCGGTCCGTGATTTTTACCAAAGTTGTACTTCCAGCTTCCTTTCCCGCTATTGTTTCTACATTGAAAGTCAATGTGGGCATGGCCTGGGTCGGCGTGATTGTGGGTGAGTTTCTGGTCGCCAAACAGGGACTCGGGTATTTGATTATCTACGGATTTCAGGTCTTCAATTTTACGCTGGTCTTATCGAGTCTGCTCATTATCGCGGCCGTAGCTACAGCAATGTATCAGCTTGTGGTGTACGTGGAACGAAAACTGCTGGCAGGTCGCAGGTAG
- a CDS encoding beta-class carbonic anhydrase: MNNIQEILAYNKSFVETKEYEKYTAGKFPTKKMAIITCMDTRLVELLPKAMNLKNGEVKILKTAGAIISQPFGSVMRSVLVAIYELGADEVVVVGHTECGMASLQADTMIGHMLDRGVSKEVINALDNSGINLNNWLRGFNSVDEGVKHTVGVIKNHPLFPQGVPVHGMIIDSSTGELELVVEGYE; encoded by the coding sequence ATGAACAACATTCAAGAGATTTTGGCGTACAACAAATCATTTGTCGAGACGAAAGAATACGAAAAGTATACGGCCGGTAAGTTTCCAACCAAAAAAATGGCAATTATCACATGCATGGACACTCGCCTGGTAGAACTGCTGCCTAAAGCGATGAATTTGAAGAATGGTGAGGTTAAAATCCTTAAAACTGCGGGCGCCATTATCTCTCAACCTTTCGGTTCTGTTATGCGAAGCGTGCTTGTAGCTATTTATGAGCTCGGGGCAGACGAAGTTGTTGTTGTCGGTCACACCGAGTGCGGTATGGCATCTTTGCAAGCAGACACAATGATTGGTCACATGCTTGACCGCGGTGTGTCCAAGGAAGTCATCAATGCTCTGGACAACTCCGGAATCAATTTGAACAATTGGCTTCGAGGGTTTAACAGTGTTGATGAAGGGGTAAAACATACTGTAGGAGTCATCAAAAATCATCCCCTGTTTCCACAGGGAGTACCCGTTCACGGCATGATTATCGATTCCTCCACAGGCGAGCTTGAGCTTGTAGTTGAAGGGTACGAGTAA